GATCTGGAGTTGGGAATAAGCGTAAAGAAATTAGCCAAGAAACATTAGGAATACCAGTTATTGCAATCGGTGTTCCTACCGTTGTTGACGCTGTAACGATTGCCAGCGATACAATCGATTTTATCTTAAAACATTTTGGCAGGGAGTGGCGGGAAAAAGATGCGCCATCAAAAGCTTTAACTCCCGCTGGTCTTTCATTTGGTGATCGAAGTTTAAGTGAAGAAGATATGCCAGATAAGGAAAAACGTGAAACTTTTCTTGGAATCGTAGGCGGGTTGGAGGATGAAGAAAAAAGGAAGCTAATTACAGAAGTGCTAACACCTCTTGGACATAATTTAATGGTAACACCAAAAGAAGTGGATGCATTTATGAAGGATATGGCTACGGTTCTAGCTAACGGAGTAAATGCAGCACTTCATGAAAAGGTCGACGTGGATAACTTTAGCGCTTATAGCAGATAAGCGGCGAATAATGTGGAAAAGAGGCTGGACATAACTAAAACAGCTGATTAAAAAACGAACAATAAATCGCCAATTGTGTATACGCAAATTTTAGCGTAGTCAAAATATGTAGACTCCTGCGGGAACAGAGCGAGCTGAAGATCCCCGCAGGAAAGTGGTTTTTTCTTTCCGCGGAAGCTGAGGAGACCTGCGGAAAGCGAAGTATTTTGACATAGTGGTGATAGAAATATTTTAATGCAAATAAGCCGAACAATTATAAAAAGATTGTTCGGCTTTAGCTATATAGTATTTGCTTTTGTCCCAGCCTCTTTTCTTATAGGGTTTCACCATTGCAGCTTGCACTCTATCATTTCAGGGATAAAAATTCTAACATATAACATTATTGGTTCTAGCTTTTGAATCTAAAACATAGAGTAAACTAGAAGCGTTAATAGTTTACAGAGGATACTTAAAAAGCCTAGTAAAAATCGTAGTACCTTAAACGGAGTATAAAGGTCTACGTTTCATTATGGCATACCTTAAATTAATGAAAGCCTAGCTTAGTTTCATAGGCATACTATCGTGGGCATTCTGCCAAAAGAAAGTGCATAGGCGTAGCAATTGGACACAGTTACGCTTTAGTTAGTAGCCTTTTGTAAAACAGCTTATCACATGAATAAAAAATTATACAACAGGATGCTTCATTCCATGCTTTTATAGTATAAGTTCGAACGATAGTTGTGATTTTAGAAGGGGTGAAAGAATGAAAACAAAAACGCTATGGTTTCTCTTGCCAAGAAGCAGTGTGTATATTATTGGCTTTATATTACTTTTTTTGTTCATAGCAACTATGACAGCTATAAAACCAGCATACCGACTGTCATCAGAGATGATTAGTGAATGGACAAGCGACATAGATAGTTCCTTCTTTTACTATCTACTTCGTTTAGAAAATCGTGCGTTTCATGAAGGATTTCCAGCCGATAAGGCAAAGCCTGACGTAACGAACACTTTATTTCAAATAGCAACTAATTTAAAGCCAAATGATCCGCGTAGCTTGTTAAGAAATGAAATACCTGGATTTTCTAATTTCGATAATCAAATGATTGTAGCAGGACAAGGTACTGATTTTACGAATTTTCCGGTAGAGTCATCCCCTCCATTGGAAGACGTTTTAAAAGAAAGACAGGCTGTTCTAGAAGAAAGTGAAGAACAAACAGAAAAAGACAAAAAAGATCAAGAACAGCAACAAGCTACCCCGACAACTGGTGATAAACAAGTCGTTTATATATACAATTCCCATAATCGGGAATCTTTTCTACCTCATTTACCAGAGGTAACAGATCCTAATCAGGCACATCATAAAGAAGTGAATATAACAAAGGTAAGTGACCGTTTAGCAAAATCACTGCAAGATAACGGTATTGGAACGGTAGTAGAAGATACGGATATCATGAATGAATTGAATAAAAAGGGTTGGGACTATGGCAAGTCATATCAAGCCTCTAGACAGGTTGTAGAAGATGCGTTTGCAGCTAACAAACATATGCGATATGCGTTTGATTTACACCGTGATTCCATTAGTAGAGATAAGACGACCACAAAAATTAATGGTAAATCGTATGCCAGGCTTATGATTGTTGTTGGTGCAGAACATGCGGATTATGAAGAAAACCAAAAGCTGGCAACAAACTTACATTATTTACTAGAAGAAAAATATCCAGGCTTGAGTAGAGGAGTATATACCAAAAAAGGCGCAGGTACGAATGGTATTTTCAATCAGGATTTATCCGAAAATGCACTGTTATTTGAATTTGGTGGAGTTGAAAATCATTTAGACGAACTATATCGTTCTGCTGATGCACTTGCGGATGTATTTAGCGAAATGTATTGGGACGCAGAGAAAGTAGATGCGTCATCTTAGGAGGTGTAAAAATGACTCGTGCTGTTATTGTATTACTATTATTAGCGGTTTGTTTTTTAGCTGGGGTTGTTTACGGTAATAATGGTGGAGAGGAGGACAATCCTATTGTCCCGACAAATGTAACGGAATCAGATGAGCGTGCTATTGAAAAAGAAGTACAATCGGCTCCCGATAGTCAGCATGAGGTATTGACCACGCAACCTGAGATGCCTGCACCGGCAACTGAAAAAACGGCCTCAGTATTAGAAGCTGGTATTACTAGTTTTTTTGAAGCTGTAGTGACGATCTTACATCAAATCGCTGAGCTGTTTTTTTAGCAAGCATGGTAAAAAAACAAATTTGTTTTCAATACAGGATTTTTAGAACGCCCTTCGTCTAACGTGTACTTAGCTAAGTATATGTTAAAAAATTGCCATGAAAGTGATAAATAAAATATCGCTGTTGTCTTACTTCGAGTCTAATGAAGTTTATGATGTTTTACGAACCTTTTATCTGACAACAGGCCGCCTAAACGATAGGCAACTTTCACGGAACTAACTTTTTCTTGACCTTCGTGACAATAAAGATGTATATGGTACCACGATGGATTAACTGTATCATTGTTCTTGAATATCATTGATTCTATTGCTATAATCTAACCTAGTCATTGTCGTCGAGAATTTAGGTTTTCTACTGAAAGATACTGGTAGAAAAAGTAGGAGTGAACATCATTAATGGCAGAAATTCAAAGAAATGTGCGTAATTTTTCGATTATCGCTCACATTGATCACGGGAAGTCTACATTGGCTGACCGTATTTTAGAGCGTACGAAAGCCATTACGGAAAGAGAAAGGAAAGATCAGCTGCTTGATGCAATGGATTTGGAAAGAGAACGTGGTATAACCATCAAATTAAATGCAGTGCAGCTAAATTACCGAAGTAATGCTGGCGAAGACTATCTATTTCATTTAATCGACACACCTGGACATGTTGATTTTACATATGAAGTATCAAGGAGTCTTGCCGCCTGTGAAGGCGCCATTTTAGTAGTGGATGCAGCACAGGGGATTGAAGCACAAACGCTAGCCAATGTTTATTTGGCATTAGATAATGACCTGGAAATTATACCGGTTATAAATAAAATTGATTTACCAAGCGCAGATCCAGAACGCGTGAAGCAGGAGCTTGAAGATGTTATTGGTATTGATAAAGATGATGTTATTTTAGCTTCTGCGAAGGCGAATATAGGGATTGATGAAATTTTGGAGCGAGTCATTGAAGCGATACCTGCTCCTGCTGGAGACCCTGAAGAACCATTAAAAGCTTTAATATTTGATTCTATGTACGATCCGTATCGTGGTGTTGTAGCCTATGTTTGTATTAAAGAAGGTTCTTTAAAGGTTGGCGATAAAATAAAGATGATGGCTACTGGTAAAGAATTCGAAGTAAATGAATTAGGAGTGTTTCGACCAAAGCCAGTAACTAAGGATGAATTGATTGTTGGGGATGTTGGTTATTTAACAGCCTCGATTAAAAATGTAGGTGATTCCCGAGTGGGGGATACGATTACATTAGTCGAACGTCCAGCCTCAGAGCCATTACCCGGGTATAAGCGCTTAAATCCAATGGTCTTTTGTGGGTTGTATCCGGTCGATTCAAAAAACTATAATGATTTACGCGAAGCATTAGAGCGTTTAGAGTTAAACGATTCCTCTTTACAATATGAGGCTGAAACATCGCAAGCTTTAGGCTTTGGCTTCCGTTGCGGATTTTTAGGCTTATTGCATATGGAAATCATTCAAGAGCGAATTGAAAGAGAGTTTAATATCAACCTAATCACAACAGCCCCAAGTGTTATTTATGAAGTAGAGCAAACAGATGGAACAACGATAACAATTGATAATCCATCGTTCATGCCTGATCCACAGCAGATTAAAGAAGTGAGAGAACCATACGTGAAAGCTACCATTATGGTTCCGAATGAATATGTTGGTGCAGTGATGGAAATTGCCCAGAAGAAGCGTGGTCAGTTTATAGACATGGAATATTTAGACGATATTCGTGTTAATGTGATTTACCATATTCCGTTGTCAGAGATTGTGTATGATTTCTTTGATCAGTTAAAATCACAAACAAAGGGATATGCTTCGTTTGACTATGATTTAATTGGCTACAGAGCTTCTAAGTTAGTGAAAATGGATATTTTGTTAAATGGTGACACGATTGATGCATTATCGTTTATTGTTCACCGAGATTTTGCTTATGAACGTGGTAAGCATATTGTTGATAAATTAAAAGAGCTTATTCCGAGACAGCAATTTGAAGTTCCAGTACAAGCGGCAATAGGCAACAAAATTATTGCTAGATCCACCATTAAAGCGATGCGAAAAAATGTTCTGTCCAAATGCTATGGTGGCGACATTTCCAGAAAAAGAAAACTATTAGAGAAACAAAAAGAAGGAAAAAAACGGATGAAGATGGTTGGTTCCGTTGAGGTTCCTCAGGAAGCGTTTATGGCTGTTTTGGAAATGGATGATGACTAAACTAATCGGTTAAAACTATATATAGCGTTCTGCTGCCGTAATGCCGTCATAAGCGGCTTTGGCGGTAGAACGTTTTTAAAATTATTATTTCTCGAATATAGGTAACCCCAGAACTAAGAGTTGTAGCGATATGAAGAAGTCTAAGCGGGAAATAACCACAGCTAAAGTTCCGATTCGCTCGATTCGATAAAATGTCGATCAAACAAGGCGGGACACACCGAAAAGGTATAATACTTTTTCCAGTGAACGAAAGAGGTTAGTCGTTGTACTATTTTGTCAGTATGGGGGGAGGAAAACTCCTACTCCATGAAGTTTACATTTTATATGTATTTGGATCGCATCGGTATTGGTGGCTAGTACTTGTATTTGAGGTATTAAAGCCATTACAATAAACGATAAATAAAAATGATGACTTTACTAGTCGGATTGACTTAACTTATTCGAAGTACATGTCATCTCTGAAATAAAGTTTGTTTTCCATGAAGGAGTATTTTATGACATCTATTCAATCTGTCTATATCCACATCCCGTTTTGTCAGCAAATTTGTCATTACTGTGACTTTACGAAATTCTTTTATAATGAACAGCTAGCAAACGATTATATTGAAGCGTTAAAACAAGAAATATCTACTTATGTACAGGAAGAACAAATGAACGTGAGGACGATATTTATTGGAGGAGGAACACCCACTGCTTTAACCGTTCAGCAATTGGAAACCGTGCTAAGTCACATCGCACAGAAATTTAATCTTGACGCATGTGAAGAGTTTACGATTGAGGCAAACCCTGGTGACTTTAGTAAAGAGAAGGTTGAGCTATTACGAGCTTATGGGGTTAATCGAGTATCCTTAGGTGTACAAGTGTTTGATAATGAGATGCTAAAAACGCTAGGTAGGATCCATACCGTTAAGGATGTGTACAATACCGTTTCATTATTGCAAAATTACGGCATTCGTAATATTAGTACGGATTTAATCTATGCTCTCCCCAACCAAACCGTTGCGCACTTTCAAGATTCATTAGCTAAGGCAATGGATTTAAATCTGCCACACCTTTCAACATATGCGTTACAAATTGAACCGAAGACTGTCTTTTATCAGCGTTATAAAAAAGGACAACTACCTCGGCCTCCGCAAGAGGATGAAGTAAAAATGTATGACATTTTAAAAGCAACGGCAGAAGAAAATGGGTTACACCAATACGAAATTAGTAATTTTGCTAAACGAGGTTTTGAAAGTAAACATAATTTAACCTATTGGAATAATGATTTCTATTACGGGTTTGGAGCCGGTGCTTATGGATACTTGCCTGGGAAGCGCTATGGCAATATCCGACCATTACCTGCATATATTAAACAAGCAAAAAAGAACGGCAAGCCTGTTTTACATGTAGATGTCATCGGCAAAAAAGAACAAATCGAAGAAGAGATGTTTCTTGGTTTACGCAGAATGGCGGGGGTGAGCAAACACCAATTTGCAGATAAATTTGGTCTCTCCATGGATCAGCTATATCGCTCCTCGATAAAGGAACTGATGGATCGCGGCTGGTTGATGGAAGAAGAAGATAAAGTCGCATTAACAGAAGAAGGAAAAATATTAGCTAATGAAGTATTTGAAAGGTTTTTACTCGAAGATACGGTAATTCACTAGGGAATAACCAAATAGTCTGTGTGGTCTTATACATACAGGCTATTTTATTATGACTAATATTTGCAGTTAGTGATGGAGCATTTGTATAGCCCCTTGTGTTGTAAACGGCATCATAAACCATTCCACACTGGATTGGTTTTATCTCCATAAAAAGATTGTATTCACGCATGCCATTTTATTGACAAAAAAAAGTGGATTTGATAATTTAATATTAGCATTAGCACTCGAAAGGAATGAGTGCTAACAGAGGTGATCATCATGTTAACAGAAAGGCAGTTATTAATTTTACAAGTCATAATTGATGATTTCATCGAGTCGGCACATCCAGTTGGCTCACGTGCTATTGCAAAGAAGGAAGTGATTCCATATAGTGCTGCAACCATCCGTAATGAAATGGCAGACTTAGAAGATATGGGGTTTCTTGAGAAAACTCATTCATCGTCTGGTCGTATTCCTTCTGAAAAGGGGTACCGCTATTATGTGGACCATCTTATTTCGCCAAGTATTTTACAACAAGAAGGCAATGTGATAAAGCACATGATTCAAGATGGTTTTTTTGAGTTTGAGCAAATTGTACAAATGTCTGCAGAGGTATTATCAGAGTTGACCAATTATACATCGATTATATTGGGGCCTGAAATCTTTGAGACAAAATTAAAGCAAATTCAAATCATACCATTATCAGCCAGTACTGCTGTTGCTATACTTGTTACAAATACGGGACATGTCGAGCATCGTTCATTTTCAATTCCTGAGGAAATAAATAGCTCTGACTTGGAGAAAATGGTCAATATTTTAAATGATCAGCTACATGGTGTTCCGATTTTGCAGCTGGCTGAAAAATTTAATGCAGAAATTGATGCGATGATGCAGAAGTATGTTTCTGATTTAGATAAGTCATATCAACACTTAAAAGGTGCATTTCTGCAAGATCACCCAGTCAAATTATATATCGGCGGAAAGTCTAACATGCTTATGCAACCTGAATTCAATGATGTTAATAAGATTCGAGCTTTTTACACGATGATTGAAAATGAAGATGAAATAGTGAATTTATTAAAGCAATCCAATGATGGCATTAAAGTTTCAATTGGTAGGGAAAATGACGTTGACGCCATTAAGGATTTAAGCTTAATTACTGCTGCTTACCATTTAGGTGAGGGGCAAATGGGAACGATCGCGTTGCTTGGTCCAACAAGAATGGAATATCGTAAAGTGATTTCATTATTAAATATCCTTTCTCATGAAATGACAGACGTATTGTATATGAGGTACAAAGATGAAAATTAATTGATAAAGCTGAACGCGTCTAGGATGAGCAGCTCATAAAACCCCACTGTTTCGTTCTGAGGCTCAACGTGTTATAGTGTATGATGGTTAGTTTAAATTGGAGGTGTCAGGCGTGGAGGAACAGGAAAAACAAACAAACACGACTACTGAAGAAGAGAACAATGTTAACGAAGAGGTAGTGGAGGATGAAACAGCTGAATCTGTAGAAGTTTTAGATAAAGAAGAAACAGAAGAAGCGAATGACAGTGAAGAGGATACTTCACAATTACAATCAAAATTGAATGCATTACAAGCAGAAAAAGATGAACTGTATCAACAATTACTTCGAGTTCAAGCTGAGTATGACAATTTTAAAAAGCGTACGATTAAAGAGCGCGAAGCAGCTCGTAAATATCAATCACAGGATTTAATTCAAGAATTGTTACCTGCTTTAGATAACTTTGAGCGTGCTTTGCAAGTCGAAAAAACAGAAGCCACTGCGAGTATTATTGATGGTATCTCTATGGTTTATAACCAATTAAAAGAGGCGCTAGCTTCACAAGGTGCAGAAGAGATCCCAGCGGTTGGGGAAGAATTTGACCCAAACATACATCATGCTGTTATGCAAGTAGAAGATGATGATCAGCCATCGAACACCGTTGTAGAAGAGTTGCAGAAAGGCTATAAATTAAAAGATCGTGTAATTCGTCCAGCAATGGTAAAAGTAACTAAATAATCGTTTTTGCTAGTTAAGGAGGAAATAACTATGAGTAAAATAATCGGTATTGACTTAGGTACAACAAACTCTTGTGTCGCAGTAATGGAAGGTGGCGAATCTGTCGTAATCCCAAACCCTGAAGGTAACCGTACAACTCCTTCTGTTGTAGCGTTTAAGAATGGAGAAAGACAAGTGGGTGAAGTTGCAAAGCGCCAAGCAATTACAAACCCTAACACGATCCAATCTATTAAGCGTCATATGGGAACAGATTATAAAGTGAAAATTGAAGATAAAGAATATACACCACAAGAGGTTTCAGCTATTGTACTTCAACATCTTAAGTCTTATGCTGAAGACTATATTGGGGAGAAAGTTGAAAAAGCTGTTATTACAGTCCCTGCTTACTTTAATGACGCTGAGCGTCAAGCAACGAAAGATGCTGGTAAGATTGCTGGTTTGGAAGTAGAGCGTATTATTAACGAACCAACAGCGGCTGCATTGGCTTACGGAATCGATAAAGAAGATGAAGATCAAACGATTTTAGTATATGACTTAGGCGGAGGAACATTTGATGTTTCTATCCTAGACATTGGTGACGGTACATTTGAAGTCGTTTCTACAGCTGGAGATAATCGTCTAGGTGGCGACGATTTCGACCAAGTTATTATAGACTATATGGTACAAGAATTTAAGAAAGAAAATGGTATTGATTTATCTAAGGACAAAATGGCTACGCAACGTTTGAAAGACGCAGCGGAAAAAGCGAAAAAAGAACTGTCCGGAGTATCGCAAACACAAATTTCCTTACCATTTATTACAGCAGGTGAGGCTGGTCCATTACACTTAGAAATGACATTAACAAGAGCGAAATTTGAAGAACTCTCCTCTGATCTTGTTGAGCGTACGATGATACCTACACGTAAAGCTTTATCTGATGCTGATTATTCAGCAAATGATATTGATAAAGTTATTTTAGTCGGTGGTTCAACAAGAATTCCTGCTGTTCAAGAAGCAATTAAACGTGTTATTGGTAAAGAACCATCAAAAGGTGTAAACCCGGATGAAGTTGTTGCACTTGGTGCGGCTATTCAAGGTGGTGTCCTTCAAGGTGACGTGAAAGATGTTGTATTATTAGACGTTACTCCACTTTCTTTAGGTATTGAAACAATGGGGGGCGTAACAACTAAATTAATCGAACGTAATACTACAATCCCAACTAGTCATTCGCAAATTTTCTCAACAGCTGCTGATAATCAAACAGCCGTTGATATTCATGTCTTACAAGGTGAACGCGAAATGGCGGCAGATAATAAGACATTAGGTCGTTTCCAATTAACGGATATTCCACCAGCACCACGTGGTGTTCCACAAATTGAAGTTACGTTTGATATTGATGCTAACGGAATTGTTAATGTTCGCGCTAAAGATCTGGGAACAAATAAAGAGCAATCGATTACGATTAAATCTTCTTCTGGTCTTTCTGATGAAGAAGTAGAACGTATGGTTAAAGAAGCCGAAGAAAATGCGGAGGCAGATAAAAAACGTCGTGAAGAGATTGAATTACGCAATGAAGCGGATCAGTTAATCTTTACAACGGATAAAACAATTAAAGATCTTGGCGACAAAGTTTCTGACGATGAGAAACAAAAAGCAGAAGCAGCAAAAGATGAATTGAAATCTGCACTAGAAGCGGACGATATTGAAAAAATTAAAGAAAAGAAAGAAGCGTTACAGGAGCAAGTACAACAGCTTTCGGTTAAATTGTATGAGCAAATGGCGCAACAGCAACAAGCTCAACAAAGTGAACAAGGTTCAAATAGTGACGATGATGTCGTTGACGCGGAATATCAAGAAGTAGACGATGAAGAAGATAAGGATAAAAAGTAAACATTGGAACAGGAAAATGAAGGATAGTGGCGGTGCCACCTTTCTTCGATTATCAGCCTGTTAATTGTAAAGTCAAAGTCAGGTTCCTCTTGGCTTTGACTTTTTACAC
This genomic interval from Virgibacillus pantothenticus contains the following:
- the hemW gene encoding radical SAM family heme chaperone HemW — its product is MTSIQSVYIHIPFCQQICHYCDFTKFFYNEQLANDYIEALKQEISTYVQEEQMNVRTIFIGGGTPTALTVQQLETVLSHIAQKFNLDACEEFTIEANPGDFSKEKVELLRAYGVNRVSLGVQVFDNEMLKTLGRIHTVKDVYNTVSLLQNYGIRNISTDLIYALPNQTVAHFQDSLAKAMDLNLPHLSTYALQIEPKTVFYQRYKKGQLPRPPQEDEVKMYDILKATAEENGLHQYEISNFAKRGFESKHNLTYWNNDFYYGFGAGAYGYLPGKRYGNIRPLPAYIKQAKKNGKPVLHVDVIGKKEQIEEEMFLGLRRMAGVSKHQFADKFGLSMDQLYRSSIKELMDRGWLMEEEDKVALTEEGKILANEVFERFLLEDTVIH
- the lepA gene encoding translation elongation factor 4; amino-acid sequence: MAEIQRNVRNFSIIAHIDHGKSTLADRILERTKAITERERKDQLLDAMDLERERGITIKLNAVQLNYRSNAGEDYLFHLIDTPGHVDFTYEVSRSLAACEGAILVVDAAQGIEAQTLANVYLALDNDLEIIPVINKIDLPSADPERVKQELEDVIGIDKDDVILASAKANIGIDEILERVIEAIPAPAGDPEEPLKALIFDSMYDPYRGVVAYVCIKEGSLKVGDKIKMMATGKEFEVNELGVFRPKPVTKDELIVGDVGYLTASIKNVGDSRVGDTITLVERPASEPLPGYKRLNPMVFCGLYPVDSKNYNDLREALERLELNDSSLQYEAETSQALGFGFRCGFLGLLHMEIIQERIEREFNINLITTAPSVIYEVEQTDGTTITIDNPSFMPDPQQIKEVREPYVKATIMVPNEYVGAVMEIAQKKRGQFIDMEYLDDIRVNVIYHIPLSEIVYDFFDQLKSQTKGYASFDYDLIGYRASKLVKMDILLNGDTIDALSFIVHRDFAYERGKHIVDKLKELIPRQQFEVPVQAAIGNKIIARSTIKAMRKNVLSKCYGGDISRKRKLLEKQKEGKKRMKMVGSVEVPQEAFMAVLEMDDD
- the grpE gene encoding nucleotide exchange factor GrpE, producing MEEQEKQTNTTTEEENNVNEEVVEDETAESVEVLDKEETEEANDSEEDTSQLQSKLNALQAEKDELYQQLLRVQAEYDNFKKRTIKEREAARKYQSQDLIQELLPALDNFERALQVEKTEATASIIDGISMVYNQLKEALASQGAEEIPAVGEEFDPNIHHAVMQVEDDDQPSNTVVEELQKGYKLKDRVIRPAMVKVTK
- the hrcA gene encoding heat-inducible transcriptional repressor HrcA, with translation MLTERQLLILQVIIDDFIESAHPVGSRAIAKKEVIPYSAATIRNEMADLEDMGFLEKTHSSSGRIPSEKGYRYYVDHLISPSILQQEGNVIKHMIQDGFFEFEQIVQMSAEVLSELTNYTSIILGPEIFETKLKQIQIIPLSASTAVAILVTNTGHVEHRSFSIPEEINSSDLEKMVNILNDQLHGVPILQLAEKFNAEIDAMMQKYVSDLDKSYQHLKGAFLQDHPVKLYIGGKSNMLMQPEFNDVNKIRAFYTMIENEDEIVNLLKQSNDGIKVSIGRENDVDAIKDLSLITAAYHLGEGQMGTIALLGPTRMEYRKVISLLNILSHEMTDVLYMRYKDEN
- the dnaK gene encoding molecular chaperone DnaK codes for the protein MSKIIGIDLGTTNSCVAVMEGGESVVIPNPEGNRTTPSVVAFKNGERQVGEVAKRQAITNPNTIQSIKRHMGTDYKVKIEDKEYTPQEVSAIVLQHLKSYAEDYIGEKVEKAVITVPAYFNDAERQATKDAGKIAGLEVERIINEPTAAALAYGIDKEDEDQTILVYDLGGGTFDVSILDIGDGTFEVVSTAGDNRLGGDDFDQVIIDYMVQEFKKENGIDLSKDKMATQRLKDAAEKAKKELSGVSQTQISLPFITAGEAGPLHLEMTLTRAKFEELSSDLVERTMIPTRKALSDADYSANDIDKVILVGGSTRIPAVQEAIKRVIGKEPSKGVNPDEVVALGAAIQGGVLQGDVKDVVLLDVTPLSLGIETMGGVTTKLIERNTTIPTSHSQIFSTAADNQTAVDIHVLQGEREMAADNKTLGRFQLTDIPPAPRGVPQIEVTFDIDANGIVNVRAKDLGTNKEQSITIKSSSGLSDEEVERMVKEAEENAEADKKRREEIELRNEADQLIFTTDKTIKDLGDKVSDDEKQKAEAAKDELKSALEADDIEKIKEKKEALQEQVQQLSVKLYEQMAQQQQAQQSEQGSNSDDDVVDAEYQEVDDEEDKDKK
- the spoIIP gene encoding stage II sporulation protein P — its product is MKTKTLWFLLPRSSVYIIGFILLFLFIATMTAIKPAYRLSSEMISEWTSDIDSSFFYYLLRLENRAFHEGFPADKAKPDVTNTLFQIATNLKPNDPRSLLRNEIPGFSNFDNQMIVAGQGTDFTNFPVESSPPLEDVLKERQAVLEESEEQTEKDKKDQEQQQATPTTGDKQVVYIYNSHNRESFLPHLPEVTDPNQAHHKEVNITKVSDRLAKSLQDNGIGTVVEDTDIMNELNKKGWDYGKSYQASRQVVEDAFAANKHMRYAFDLHRDSISRDKTTTKINGKSYARLMIVVGAEHADYEENQKLATNLHYLLEEKYPGLSRGVYTKKGAGTNGIFNQDLSENALLFEFGGVENHLDELYRSADALADVFSEMYWDAEKVDASS